ACAAACTATATGTTGTTAGTgtattaaattgatttaaaaacatacatcaTCTACTCAGTGTCCTGTGTAAGTAAGTCAGTTTATTACCATTTGTTTAAAGTGATAtaccaagaaaaaaagatgtgataGTAACGTAAATACATTCCCTTATATATCCCTTATGTCTTAATCCTATAAAACAAAACCAGCTCTTTCTTGTGCGTCCTTCAAAGGGTCTTTGTAAAAGGGTGATAAGAGCAACACCTGTGCAGAAGTCTATGACCCCGTgctaatgaatgaaaatgtctgCCCAACAGATCAGCCTACCAGAAGTTGTAAAAGAAATCTTCCTGATAAGGGGAAATAGAAACGATGACTTGGAAAGAACAGAGTAATCTACAAGAATAGTATTTCAGTATGTGCTTGGTGTTGATGCAGTGTCCCTGTGTTTGAAACCACAACCTGTTATTTCAGGTAATTTTCTTGAATATTGTTTGTGCTAACTGTAATGTGTTGATTTGTGAATCAGGAAGGTTAGAAACGTGCTAAATAAGACTGAAAAGTCCTATCCATGCAGGCTGCTCTCGTTCATCGCTCCTCAGATTTTTCCTCATGGATGGCACAGGCCTCTTTGTTGTGTTACCAGTTTTTATctagaaaaacagacacatttacaaCACAAGATTTACAGCAGACAATAAGATATTCTAAAGGGGCAACTGCAAaaagagcccgaccgatttatcagccagccgataatatcggccgatattagcatatccagtgactatcggtatcggctaattttatcactgatatgcgccgatattacaagatttattcaccagtcaaatagcttTTAATTTGAGCTTCATTgtgttacactagcagttctcctcaaccagcagagggcgctatatggattacaacaagcatcatcactctccagagtgtcaagcggttaTGCACATATTTTCCagtcgagtgaccatcttgtcttcattgtcttttccacaagtgtttgataactgcatttgtgggatcaacacaataaatgtgtacatttatatctatctctaaagattTCAAAGATctgagaaagatatcggccgatatatcggtatctgttttttcccctccccaATAGCGATACTgttatcggccccaaaaaatcgtgtatcggtcaggccctaaaCTGCAACCAAAGATGTTGACAAAATGGACCTCAGGTATTTGAGGAACTGGTACTGTGTACGCAGGATATAATGTTGATACAAAATGATAAATTGATAGATATTAACTTTAATCCAGACCGTCAAAATATTTCAACAGATGAATTTACCAACTACGACCAGGCGAACAGTTGAGGATTTCCTTTTGCCCTTTAACTGTGGGATGAAACATTTGTATCTCCCGTCATCGTCAAGCGTCACTTTCATGATCTTTAAAGATATGTTTCCTCGGCTCAGACCGTTCTTGGACAGCTTGGCCCTCTGAAGGTACGATGATAGCATCATGTCTTGAACCTTGCGGCTGTCCCAGTATAGATGGACATATCGGACCGTGCCCGGGCGATCGTCGGGGTCACACTGTTGGTTGGGCCTCGACCACTCCACTGTTAATCCAAGAATGCTGATTGGAGGCTCCACAACACAGGGTAGGATGACGTCATCGCCTGGAAAGGCTACAATTTGGGGAACTGACCCGATCACCTGAAATAGACaaatgacaaactttaaaccaaagcagcagtccaaaatgtgcaaattttgcaatgacagtaggagacctccctaaaggggccccatattgacagcactcactgttATTGACCTGCTGAACGCTGGTGCCTCGGGGCCCCAACAGagtctagaatcgccactgcgcACAAGTTCACATCTTGTGctcacaagatttattttagtttttcgctttttgggacttcagggccTCCGTAGTGCCAAACGTATTGCACTACGATCTGGTCAAGATTTCCAATGACCTAAAAAGGCTTCTTGTAAATATtgtattaaaaacaaagtgaccACAGGCTGCACTTCCTTTCCTACTGTGGAGAGCGCTGTATCAATGACGTCTTCATCAGCCGTCTGAAGCGGCATACATACTGTTGGCAGGAGTGGCATTGCACTGATCTGTCAGACAGGTCTTTAAACCCAATGTATAAActcttgttttcttcctttGAGTTATATGGCCTCTTATACCAACATAGGTCCTAAAATCTAGGTAAGAGTATGTGACGGTCACTGCCTTAGTGTATAAAACAGGCTTTTACTAATTGGTTCTTCTGTCCCCCTAGTCCTTAAGGATTTGGCTGGTCCAATCTAGAGCACCTGGGCCTGTTGCTTCCAGGGCATAAAAGCCCGACCCCAGGGTTGATATTTGCAAGTTAACTGGTGTCCTTTCTCATATTTGTCACGGCCCTTGAGCCGGGTTATGACAAATAATATTGTTTCCTGCGTATGACGTGTATCAGGAAGTAGCCTACATTTTGCCAACTTTCCAGAATTTGTATTGAGTTTCCCTTTATGACAGAAATGACTCAGTGGCATGTAACCGTAACAGACATACACCTGAATCAACGTTTAGTCTGTAACGTGGTTTATAGTCATTATTTGACACAAACAGGATCGCTTACCTTCTTCTGGTGAGGTAGGCCTATCAGGGAAAGCAAAACGCACAAAGGGATATAATAGGCCCAACAAAGGAACAGTCTGTGCCAAAATGAGCCACATGTTTTTTCAAACAATTGGATAAAAGAGATTAAGAAAATGAAGAGCTGTCACTGTCAGCTGTGTGGGAACTTGTCTGAACATGTTCTTTCGGTTTACGACTACATACCCAGAGAGGGCTGTCCACCAAgactaaacacagacaaggtaaagtatgtgttcatgttgctgTGTCTTTAATGTTGGAATGTTTTTGTATACTTTATGGATTAATGAGGTGATCGAATAACAATATTATATAGACCTATATCTTCACAATATAGCTCGAAAAACCAGAACAGTTTTGTGTTTAGAATAAAAATGAGTCtaaacttttttacatttttcctgtTAGATCTCCTCAAAGATTTACAAAAGTGCATTTTTCCGTTTTTCCAAATGTTCATAGAAATACGAAGGAGCATTAGGCGTCATTAAGGGGAGTTTGTTTGAGTTTATTTGATTTTAGTTTTAGTGTATAGTTATATCAGTAGAGCAGCAGCCGATAACTGAGGAAGTTGAAGCAGTGACGTACTTCCTGGTTGTGTGGTAGTTTGTGTCTCTTCAGCTCTGTGTCTTCTCACAGGAAGAAGATGATGTGCAGGATCCTGCTGCTCCTCATGATGACCTGCTGTGACtgtggtgagagagagagagagagagagagagagagagagagaggagagagaggaacatgAAGTCTTTGTATCTGCAGTCTGATAGAgtgtttactctctctctctctctctctctctctctctctctctctctctctctctctctctctctccctctgtccctctctctctctctctctctctctctctctgtgtgtctcctcagCAGGAACATTTGAAGTGAACGTGACTCAAAGCTTAaacccctgatatctccacccttggactccacctccagcctagagcaaaactttagcgcaggtccgccatttttattctctctacagaggagtgatgtctacggggaaaactcaggggccggggtcattgcatttaaagagacacacacaccaaaacggagcgttctgagagagctggtttatacagggtcacaaacctcctctggtgcttgagtcatgttatattttgaccaaagcacagcacagatgtttcatttagaccacagggggactgtttgaaaaggtggaagagggggataatatgtcctctttaatcaAAAGAAATCACCGtagtatttattgttttgaagACGCATGTAAGCAGTAAGCAGAAAAACTCTCCAggaaacaaactaaacaaaaatcttgaaaaaatgTTCATAGTTAAGACACTGAAAGAGAAACAGTAGACATTTCGGGTCTTTTCTTTGGTTTACAGTCCGTGGTGTGACAGTAAAAACGTAAACGTTACCGGTAAAACGTacagttgtagttttttttttttttagattgcaGTTTCTTGAATTCTTCAGAAAGATTAAATCAGATCATGAACGACAAAGGAGTTTTACCTGTCATGCAAGATCACAgtcaagcatgcacacacacccacacacacacacacacacacacacacacacacacacacacacacaccctgcccATCCAGTCCTCAGTAGCCTATACTTTATAAACTCTGGTGTCTGTTCCTCACAGCTGCACAGAGGCGTCTCTGCTTTGGCGGCAGACCTGAACTCTGGAGACTCTTCACATTGAATCTTTGATTTTCTTAACTTTCTTTGATGCAAGGAGTTTAAGATATGAAGCCGGACCGATGACTGACTTCACTCCAGACTAAAGTCCTCAAACTCCAGAGAACATTACGAGGTATGTAGACATGTATTCATGTCAGACTTCACCTGCAGAGAGCACAAACTCAACACTTCTGTGCTTCAATTCCTCcagaagctttttaaaaaaaaaaaaattatacattCTCTGTTCCTGTTGTGACCTGATGAACACTTAATGTGTATGATTTAATGTCTGAGTCTATGTGCCTGTATGAAGCAATAACTTACTTCCTTGTTGAGTTTGTACTCATGAGGCTGCTGCGTTCCTGTACATGTTGTAATGGCCGCAGACAGCCTGTAGGGGGCTCTGCTCACCTTGAGAGGACTGAACTTTGAcctcatgtgtttgtgtctcttcagcTCTGTGTCCTCTCACAGGAAGAAGATGATGTACAGGATCCTGCTGCTCCTCATGATGACCTGCTGTGACTGtggtgagcgagagagagagagagagagagagagagagagagagagagagagagagagcgagagagagagagacagagagagagagaaactaaaCTCTCTCTCAGACTGCAGATACAAAGATTcatgtctcttctctctctctctctctgtctctctctctctgtccctctctcttctctctctctctctctctctctctctgtctctctctctctctgtctatctctctctctctctctctctctcctctcctctctctctctctctctctctctcctctcctctctctctctctgtctatctctctctctcctctctctctctctctctctgtctatctctctctctcctctctctctctctctccctctctctccccccctctccctctctctccctctctctcttctctctctctctctctctctctctctctctctctctctctccctctctctctctctctctctctctgtgtctcctcagcaggaacatttaaagtgaaagtGACTCAGAGCTTCTATCAGGCAGAGGAGAACCAGGACGTCACTCTGGAGTGGACCTTCACACCCCAAGATGACCCCtcacttcactctcttttcatCTACTGTTTGATGTACACTGATTTTGAAGTCTCCAGACTGTTTCGTCTTAATAGAGGAGTCGAGGTCTCAGAGTCTCAGGATGAACAGTTTGCAGGACGAGTCCACTGGGACAAAGACGTCCTCAAAGAAGGACGACTCAGACTTCACGTGTCCTCGTTGAGGACTGAAGACTCGGGGATATACGAGTGTAAAGTGATGACAGAGTTTGGCGTGGACTCGACTCAGACCTGGCTCGATGTGATCGGTGAGTAAACTCAACAGATACAGCTTTTTTGAATATATGAGTCCTCGAGCTGACGAGTTTTGTGGACATCATCGATGAATCATGAAAAAACAGATCTGGTCTTCTCTTTAAAGCATCGACGCTCCGGCACAAATCTGAGACTGGACCAGAGACTGGACCAGAGACTGAACCAGAGAATGAACCAGAGACTGGACCAGAGACTGGACCAGAGAGGTTTAACACAAAGAGTTGGGGATGGATGGTTCTCTCCTTTGCACTGTCGGTGTCAGCTGTGCGCTATGTTTTGTCCCGAACACGTCGTTGCTTTGCGCCCGTCCAGTGGGTTAGGGGCTTCTTTAAACGTATTTAATATCCCGATTGTTAATCAACTTAAATACCTAGgagacaacatttttttcaaatttagaAATGACTGTCAATACAAATTACAGTTTTCAAGAAGATTTAAACAGACGTAGAGAAATGGACATCACAACATATATCCTTTGATGCCAGAATctcaataataaaaatgatggTATCACCTCAAATGAACTTCCTCTCCTCTATGCTTCCTCTGAACCCTCTGATTGGATACTGGGATAAATTACACAGTTTAATTACCGGTTTTATTTGGAACAATAAAAGACCGAGGATTAAATTTACAACtcttcagaaagaaaaatcatggtggggggggcgggggggtccCAAATTTTAACTCACTCACCAAGGAAACGAGGAGTTGGCATTTAGTTGTGTTAAATTGTTGTTGTACACACAACATTtgagaatgtgtttgtgtgtatatattctacattacatatatatatgctATGTTACATTTATAGCGACTGTATAGCGGTGTATTCATGGTCTTACCTTTACTTGTAAACGAAGTCCATTCACCTATCCTTCTGGACTAAAATATCTGTGACTTTGTTGTAAAAGTCCTCATTGTCTTCTTTTAGTTTGAAAAGTCTTCCATTATTTATCACTTCACGTTTTGATTGAAAGTCCAGTTTTGAGAAATCTTTAAGATTACATATAAAAACTTCCTCTTCCATTTTTGCAATCGGAGCgaaattttaaaataaaaaatctgcacAGAAGAGGAGCAACATCAAACCAAGCATAAACTCGCAACCTGACGCACGCCCCCTTCAGGTGAGGCAGAGGTACTGGCTGCCTCACCTCGTGCTTTACTGTTTCACACTCCAGTCTGGTAGGTGGCAACAATGCGTCTTTAAGTTGGATGCCAGCCGGCAGCCGCCTGTGCCCACCAGCtaattgaaaagaagaagaagaagaagaagtagtagcAGCGAAGACGATCTTTGGTAGTAGTAGTGAAGCACAAAAATATGGATAACGTCGGTAAAAAACGCAAAGAAAAGGGTGGGGCTGAGAAggcgagggggaaaaaaatgcgaCATTTAGaaagtgaagcagcagcagcagcagcagcagcagcagcagcagcagcacagcctgcagcagcagcacagcctgcagcagcagcacagcctgcagcagcagcacagcctgcagcagcagcagcacagccggcagcagcagcacagccggcagcagcagcacagcctgcagcagcagcagcagcagcagcagcagcagcagcagcacagcctgcagcagcagcacagcctgctgcagcagcagcagcagcagcagcagcagcagcagcagcagcacagccagcagcagcagcacagccggCAGCAGCACTGTGGCACAAGTTGACGTTAGCAGCATCCAAGAAGTTAGCAGCATGAGTGAAGAAGAGAGTGTTGAGGCGAGCCAGACAGTTGTGCAGCCTCAGCATGATAGGGTCACACGTGATGGtgagggacagagagatgagCTGGTGGAAGTTCCACAGACAGATACAGGGCAAGTAAGTATGGAACATGacatgagagagggagaaagagagttaCTTGCTGGCTGATGTTAGCAAATGTTATTCAGGTGTTGCTACATTTTTATCTATACCCAGTTTGTGTTGCTCAGTACAATGAAAAAAAGTATATGAAATAAAATCGAAATTTTAGAAGCTCTTAGACCGAGGGCAGAGGATGACACCCACGCCAGCTCAACCTTAAATTCAGACAGTCACAGCCtagaggtttgtttttcttaccaccctcagaagaagacaaaataccTGAGAGTAGAGGGACTGCAAATAAGACTAGAATACTATGCTCTTAACACAACATCTGGTCAACATCAGTGCTATTGCTGTAATTTGGATGGTTTAGTGTCATGAGTCATGATTAAAGTATTGTGACACCCGTGCCAGGCGATGATGACTTTCCGCGTACCGATTGTTGTGGGCCGGCCGAGTCAAAGTCCAGGGCTGTTTAGTAGTCCCAGTCCGTCCCTGACAAGAGGTAGATAACagaatataacattattattgcacaagtGGTAGGGCTGAATGGTCcgctttgtgttttgtgatctactgggTTAAACcgtctgactgcagcaggaaggaaggacctgcGGTATCTCTCCTTCTGACACGGCGGGGGGGCGGAGCTGAAAGAGCTGCCCGGTAATCGACCAGTCTTAATAAATCTACTCTGAAGATACTGAAGTCCAGTGAGCGGTAATGGAACACATACAATCTGTTTCTGGGGGACTGGTCTCAAACAGTCCatgtccggggggggggggttcagaggGGTCGGCCCCCTTAACCAGCAGGCcctcagggtcctggaggtgtACAGGTAAGATGGTAGACTTGCAGCCAATCATGCTGCAGCGTAGCagactgatggaggaggagaggacggcCTGGGTGATGGAGGAGTGCACCATCAGGGTCTTTGGCAGGTTGagtttgttgccgtggtaaccagGACAGAACGTGCTCCAAGTTTAAAGGACGAGAGAGGGaaagtttgtctctgtgtgtgtccgtccAGTCCAGGGtttaaccccgcctctcgcccactTGGCTCCAACAAATCTGACCCAGAACCATCAAGTGGTTCAGGTAATGGATGGTTgattgtttctgcagagacgtTTTCTCTCTCATCAGCAgaattaaagacacattttttaaagacacagagagacagtccAGCTGATGCTGTCAGGACCAGTAACAGTCCCAGTCCCAGTCCAGCGTAGAGACCAGGTCTTCCCCGACTCTCTGCTCCTGCTCTCACTGTTGGTCTCTGAGTTTGGGGCTCATGAGCAGCTGctgtgaaggaaaataaaaaaacaacattaaac
This portion of the Labrus mixtus unplaced genomic scaffold, fLabMix1.1 SCAFFOLD_227, whole genome shotgun sequence genome encodes:
- the LOC132960321 gene encoding myelin-oligodendrocyte glycoprotein-like, translating into MPLQTADEDVIDTALSTFVICLFQVIGSVPQIVAFPGDDVILPCVVEPPISILGLTVEWSRPNQQCDPDDRPGTVRYVHLYWDSRKVQDMMLSSYLQRAKLSKNGLSRGNISLKIMKVTLDDDGRYKCFIPQLKGKRKSSTVRLVVVDKNW
- the LOC132960319 gene encoding coxsackievirus and adenovirus receptor homolog isoform X3, producing MCLCLFSSVSSHRKKMMYRILLLLMMTCCDCVKVTQSFYQAEENQDVTLEWTFTPQDDPSLHSLFIYCLMYTDFEVSRLFRLNRGVEVSESQDEQFAGRVHWDKDVLKEGRLRLHVSSLRTEDSGIYECKVMTEFGVDSTQTWLDVIASTLRHKSETGPETGPETEPENEPETGPETGPERFNTKSWGWMVLSFALSVSAVRYVLSRTRRCFAPVQWVRGFFKRI
- the LOC132960319 gene encoding coxsackievirus and adenovirus receptor homolog isoform X2, which produces MCLCLFSSVSSHRKKMMYRILLLLMMTCCDCGTFKVKVTQSFYQAEENQDVTLEWTFTPQDDPSLHSLFIYCLMYTDFEVSRLFRLNRGVEVSESQDEQFAGRVHWDKDVLKEGRLRLHVSSLRTEDSGIYECKVMTEFGVDSTQTWLDVIASTLRHKSETGPETGPETEPENEPETGPETGPERFNTKSWGWMVLSFALSVSAVRYVLSRTRRCFAPVQWVRGFFKRI
- the LOC132960319 gene encoding coxsackievirus and adenovirus receptor homolog isoform X1 — encoded protein: MCLCLFSSVSSHRKKMMYRILLLLMMTCCDCAGTFKVKVTQSFYQAEENQDVTLEWTFTPQDDPSLHSLFIYCLMYTDFEVSRLFRLNRGVEVSESQDEQFAGRVHWDKDVLKEGRLRLHVSSLRTEDSGIYECKVMTEFGVDSTQTWLDVIASTLRHKSETGPETGPETEPENEPETGPETGPERFNTKSWGWMVLSFALSVSAVRYVLSRTRRCFAPVQWVRGFFKRI
- the LOC132960319 gene encoding coxsackievirus and adenovirus receptor homolog isoform X6 gives rise to the protein MMYRILLLLMMTCCDCVKVTQSFYQAEENQDVTLEWTFTPQDDPSLHSLFIYCLMYTDFEVSRLFRLNRGVEVSESQDEQFAGRVHWDKDVLKEGRLRLHVSSLRTEDSGIYECKVMTEFGVDSTQTWLDVIASTLRHKSETGPETGPETEPENEPETGPETGPERFNTKSWGWMVLSFALSVSAVRYVLSRTRRCFAPVQWVRGFFKRI
- the LOC132960319 gene encoding coxsackievirus and adenovirus receptor homolog isoform X4 gives rise to the protein MMYRILLLLMMTCCDCAGTFKVKVTQSFYQAEENQDVTLEWTFTPQDDPSLHSLFIYCLMYTDFEVSRLFRLNRGVEVSESQDEQFAGRVHWDKDVLKEGRLRLHVSSLRTEDSGIYECKVMTEFGVDSTQTWLDVIASTLRHKSETGPETGPETEPENEPETGPETGPERFNTKSWGWMVLSFALSVSAVRYVLSRTRRCFAPVQWVRGFFKRI
- the LOC132960319 gene encoding coxsackievirus and adenovirus receptor homolog isoform X5; this translates as MMYRILLLLMMTCCDCGTFKVKVTQSFYQAEENQDVTLEWTFTPQDDPSLHSLFIYCLMYTDFEVSRLFRLNRGVEVSESQDEQFAGRVHWDKDVLKEGRLRLHVSSLRTEDSGIYECKVMTEFGVDSTQTWLDVIASTLRHKSETGPETGPETEPENEPETGPETGPERFNTKSWGWMVLSFALSVSAVRYVLSRTRRCFAPVQWVRGFFKRI